One window from the genome of Nomascus leucogenys isolate Asia chromosome 12, Asia_NLE_v1, whole genome shotgun sequence encodes:
- the AMPD2 gene encoding AMP deaminase 2 isoform X4, with the protein MDGKCKEIAEELFTRSLAESELRSAPYEFPEESPIEQLEERRQRLERQISQDVKLEPDILLRAKQDFLKTDSDSDLQLYKEQGEGQGDRSLRERDVLEREFQRVTISGEEKCGVPFTDLLDAAKSVVRALFIREKYMALSLQSFCPTTRRYLQQLAEKPLETRTYEQGPDTPVSADAPVHPPALEQHPYEHCEPSTMPGDLGLGLRMVRGVVHVYTRREPDEHCSEVELPYPDLQEFVADVNVLMALIINGPIKSFCYRRLQYLSSKFQMHVLLNEMKELAAQKKVPHRDFYNIRKVDTHIHASSCMNQKHLLRFIKRAMKRHLEEIVHVEQGREQTLREVFESMNLTAYDLSVDTLDVHADRNTFHRFDKFNAKYNPIGESVLREIFIKTDNRVSGKYFAHIIKEVMSDLEESKYQNAELRLSIYGRSRDEWDKLARWAVMHRVHSPNVRWLVQVPRLFDVYRTKGQLANFQEMLENIFLPLFEATVHPASHPELHLFLEHVDGFDSVDDESKPENHVFNLESPLPEAWVEEDNPPYAYYLYYTFANMAMLNHLRRQRGFHTFVLRPHCGEAGPIHHLVSAFMLAENISHGLLLRKAPVLQYLYYLAQIGIAMSPLSNNSLFLSYHRNPLPEYLSRGLMVSLSTDDPLQFHFTKEPLMEEYSIATQVWKLSSCDMCELARNSVLMSGFSHKVKSHWLGPNYTKEGPEGNDIRRTNVPDIRVGYRYETLCQELALITQAVQSEMLETIPEEAGIAMSPGPQ; encoded by the exons CAAGCAAGATTTCCTGAAGACGGACAGTGACTCGGACCTACA GCTCTACAAGGAACAGGGTGAGGGGCAGGGTGACCGGAGCCTGCGGGAGCGTGATGTGCTGGAACGGGAGTTTCAGCGGGTCACCATCTCTGGGGAGGAGAAGTGTGGG GTGCCATTCACAGACCTGCTGGATGCAGCCAAGAGTGTGGTGCGGGCGCTCTTCATCCGGGAGAAGTACATGGCCCTGTCCCTGCAGAGCTTCTGCCCCACCACCCGCCGCTACCTGCAGCAGCTAGCTGAAAAGCCTCTGGAGACCCGGACCTATGAACAGGGCCCCGACACCCCTGTGTCTGCTG ATGCCCCGGTGCACCCCCCTGCGCTGGAGCAGCACCCGTATGAGCACTGTGAGCCAAGCACCATGCCTGGGGACCTGGGCTTGGGTCTGCGCATGGTGCGGGGTGTGGTGCACGTCTACACCCGCAGGGAACCCGACGAGCA TTGCTCAGAGGTGGAGCTGCCATACCCTGACCTGCAGGAATTTGTGGCTGACGTCAATGTGCTGATGGCCCTGATTATCAATGGCCCCAT AAAGTCATTCTGCTACCGCCGGCTGCAGTACCTGAGCTCCAAGTTCCAGATGCACGTGCTACTCAATGAGATGAAGGAGCTGGCCGCGCAGAAGAAAGTGCCACACCGAGATTTCTACAACATCCGCAAG GTGGACACCCACATCCATGCCTCGTCCTGCATGAACCAGAAGCATCTGCTGCGCTTCATCAAGCGGGCGATGAAGCGGCACCTGGAGGAGATCGTGCACGTGGAGCAGGGCCGTGAACAGACACTGCGGGAGGTCTTTGAGAGCATGAATCTCACAGCCTACGACCTGAGTGTGGACACGCTGGATGTGCATGCG GACAGGAACACTTTCCATCGCTTTGACAAGTTTAATGCCAAATACAACCCTATTGGGGAGTCCGTCCTCCGAGAGATCTTCATCAAGACGGACAACAGGGTATCTGGGAAGTACTTTGCTCACATCATCAAG GAGGTGATGTCAGACCTGGAGGAGAGCAAATACCAGAATGCAGAGCTGCGGCTCTCCATTTACGGGCGCTCGAGGGATGAGTGGGACAAGCTGGCGCGCTGGGCCGTCATGCACCGCGTGCACTCCCCCAACGTGCGCTGGCTGGTGCAGGTGCCCCGCCTCTT TGATGTGTACCGTACTAAGGGCCAGCTGGCCAACTTCCAGGAGATGCTGGAGAACATCTTCCTGCCACTGTTTGAGGCCACTGTGCACCCTGCCAGCCACCCGGAACTGCATCTCTTCTTAGAGCAC GTGGATGGTTTTGACAGCGTGGATGACGAGTCCAAGCCTGAGAACCATGTCTTCAACCTGGAGAGCCCCCTGCCTGAGGCGTGGGTGGAGGAGGACAACCCACCCTATGCCTACTACCTATACTACACCTTTGCCAACATGGCCATGTTGAACCACCTGCGCAG GCAGAGGGGCTTCCACACGTTTGTGCTGAGGCCACACTGTGGGGAGGCTGGGCCCATCCACCACCTGGTGTCAGCCTTCATGCTGGCTGAGAACATTTCCCACGGGCTCCTTCTGCGCAAG GCCCCCGTCCTGCAGTACCTGTACTACCTGGCCCAGATCGGCATCGCCATGTCCCCGCTCAGCAACAACAGCCTCTTCCTCAGCTATCACCGGAATCCGCTACCGGAGTACCTGTCCCGCGGCCTCATGGTCTCCCTGTCCACTGATGATCCCCTGCAGTTCCACTTCACCAAG GAGCCGCTGATGGAGGAGTACAGCATCGCCACCCAGGTGTGGAAGCTCAGCTCCTGCGATATGTGTGAGCTGGCCCGCAACAGCGTGCTCATGAGCGGCTTCTCGCACAAG GTAAAGAGCCACTGGCTGGGACCCAACTATACCAAGGAAGGCCCTGAGGGGAATGACATCCGCCGGACCAACGTGCCAGACATCCGTGTGGGCTACCGCTACGAGACCCTGTGCCAGGAGCTGGCGCTCATCACGCAGGCAGTCCAGAGTGAGATGCTGGAGACCATTCCAGAGGAAGCGGGTATCGCCATGAGCCCAGGGCCTCAGTGA